ACGCATCGCGGCTATTGGTTTCATACGATCGGTCAGCGGAAAGGGCTTGGATTGAGCGGTGGCCCCTGGTTTGTAGTAAAGAAGGATATAGAAGAAAATATAATTTATGTGTCCCGTGGCTACGGTGTGGAAACACAGTACGGCAATGAGTTCCGGATGCATGATTTCCATTTCATTACTGATAATCCATGGAAAGGAGAGGAAAAGGAGATAGACATCACTTTCAAGATTCGTCACACGCCCGACTTTACCAAAGGAAAACTGATAAAGGAAGGAGAGAAGGAGTTCCGTATCTTGTCCTCCGAAAAGCTGCAAGGCATTGCTCCGGGACAGTTTGGAGTGATTTATGACGAAGATGCGAAAGTTTGTGTAGGAAGTGGAGAAATCGTCTGTTAAATAGGCGTATAGGATTGTCCTTATGGAGCAATGTCAGATATAGTATTCGGCTAAATCCACAATTCCTGCCCTCATGGCATATTTAGTAGCCTCATACATATTATTCACTCCCAACTTACGAAAGATATTCTTACGATGGCTGTTGATTGTATGGAAACTAAGTTTTTTCTCTGCAGCAATCTCTTTCGTTGTTTTCCCTAATGCGATCTCTTTTAGGATATTCTTCTCTGTTTGCGTCAGCAGATGATCATCCATGCCTGACGCTGCCAGCGGAGAAGAAGCTCCCGAAAGCAGCAAATTGCTCACATGACTGCAAATATACCGTTGTTTGCGGGTAGTGCATTGAATGGCAGTCATGATTTCTTCTTTTGAGTTATCTTTCATCACTACCCCGAAAGCCATGCTGCTGAATAGTACCTGACGGAGAAAGTGCAGACTCAGTTCATCGGAGAATAGGATCCAGTCGGCTTCTTTGAATCTTTCCTGCAAGATGAGCAATTCATCTACCCCGGTAAAATTGAACAGAGTATAGTCCAGGATAATCACTGCTTGCGGATACAGTCGTAGCTGCTGAATCAGTTCGGCCTTGTTGTCAGCCTCTAAAAGGAGGGATACCCCCTTTTGTTTACTCAACAGGAACATCATTCCCGCCTTACTGATATCCTGATTGTCTGCAATGATAAATTCTCTCATAAGCCATGTTGAATAAAAAGACTCCGCTGCAAATGTACGCATTTTGTGCGATTGGCAGCAGAGTAATGATAAGATTCTTAAGATTCGGATGACCAGGGACGCCTGATCCACCAGTAACGGATGAACAACACTCCTGTCAGGATGAGGGCAATAGATAATCCGGTATAGAAAACTGAAATGAATCTTTCGGGCAGAAGGTGGAAGCTGCGTATGGTGATTCCTAAAGAAATCATGAAGATCATTGTAATCCAGCTTTTCACATCGAAAAAGGAAAACGGGCAATTTCTGTGTTCTTTCTTTTGTTCGATTCGCCGGGTATGTTTATAATAGAGTCTTCTGAATATCAGAACGAAAAATAACAAGAAAACAACGATCGTTTCTCCTATCTTGAACATCCAATCCTGAGAGGTGTTTAACCAGGTTACAATTCCTATTCGCAGTATATTGGCACCGGCTATCATCCAGACGATACCGGCTGTGATAAGTAAGATGTCTCTGTTAACTCCGTATTTCATGGGCTTTTTATTATAATAAACGGTTTGACTGTCCGTTTTGTTTCAATGACTGTTTCATGCGGCAAAGATAAAAAATAAGATGTTTATTCGATGAAGAAAGTGGTGGAAACTGTGTTGCCTTCTCCGTCTACTGCTGTCAGGGAATGTTTACCGGGAGTAGGTTGCAGGGAAATTTTGTGGAAGTCCTGTGTCTGTGTCTGATAGGTGTCGTCGAGATGCCAGAAGAGGGTTGCATTGGGATTGCTGTGTGCCAGTTCGACAGTGATAAAGCCTTTGCTGCCATCCAGTTGCTTGGGTAACTTGATGTGGGCATTCATCGGGGGGTAGATGAACTGCATGGGTTGGAAAGAATCTTCTCCGCAGCCGGCTTTGAAAGGTGGCAGCGGTTTATATTCCGGATGGTGCTGTTTATAGAACCATTCCCATACGGGAGGCAGGGTAAACCATGATTTCTGAATGGTGGGTTCTGTATGGGTACAGTTCTCATAGATGCGATGGCTTTCGTTAGCGGATAGTGTGACGAGGTGGTGGTAAGGGCAAGCCTCTGTCCGTAATCCGGCGGGAAGGATCGGTACGGTATCGGTCTCTTCACAGAAACGTCCTTTCAGATGACCGGAGCGGCGGCATATTTCTGCATCAACGAAAACTCCTGTGGGACGTTCGAACCAGGGGGAAGAAGGGAGATAATTGAATATATCGAATAATACGGGACCGGCAGTTTGCGCACCGATCAATCCGGGTTTACCTTCTCCTGTTGCATTTCCTACCCATACGCCTACTGCATAGCGGGGAGTCACGCCGACAGCCCAGGCATCACGGAATCCGTAACTGGTTCCGGTCTTCCACGCAATAGTTTGCATGGAAGGTATTGATTTCCAGTCGATCTCTTCAGGCCGGTTGACTTCTGTTAAGGCGGAAAGGGTAAGCCAGGCTGCTCCTGCATCAGCCCAGATAGTTTCTTCCGAATCTGTTTTTTCTTCTGTTTCCAGTAGTATCTGTGCCTCTTTTCTTTGGGAGACATTCATAGAAACACGGTGGTGGGAGAGGCTTCGCCCCATTTGTGCATAGGCATTTGTCACATCCCACAGGGTAGCTTCTGCTCCTCCTAAAATGAGTGACAATCCATAATGAGAGGCTGACCGGTTAATCGTCTTGAACCCCATTTGTTGCAGCATGTGATGGAATTTAGGTACTCCATACCTTTGTAACATCGTGACAGCCGGGATATTCAATGAGCGGGCAAGAGCTTCGGAAGCAGGAACGGCTCCTTCAAACTGCATACTGAAGTTTTGTGGAGTAAAACCGTTGATGTTAACGGGTATGTCCGGCAACAGCATTTGCGGTAATAGACTACCTTCCTGTAGCATGGCACCATAGAGAAAGGGTTTTAAAATACTGCCCGTACTTCTGGGGGACTGAATCACATCTACTTGATTCCCTTCTTGTTTACGGTCGAAGTGTACATTTCCGCAGTAGGCTACCACTTGATAGGTAGGAATGTCGATAACTAAGATGGCCAGGTTACGGATATCACTTCGATTAAATTCGTTACTCCACCGTTCCGCCAAGTTCTCTATATGGGTTTGTATTCCTTTATCGATGGTTGAGCGGGTGTATAATCCGTTTCTTTCTTGATAGAAGTGAGTTACCAGGTGAGGGGCTATTTGAGGAAGAGGGTGCGGTTCGTCAGGTAACGGTTCGCTGATAGCCAATTCATAGGTAGACGCATCGATAATCTCCTTTTCAAGAAGTTGTTTCAATAAACGGTTACGTTTGGAAAGAAGTCTCTCTCGTCCTTTGGATAGATGAATCATGGCGGGGGCATTGGGCAGGACAGCCAACATGGCAGATTCCGCCCATGATAAATTTTCCGCAGAATGACCGAAGTAACGCCAGGCGGCAGCATCCAGTCCCACTACATTGCCTCCGAATGGTGCATGGGAGACATACATGGAGAAGATTTCTTCTTTGGAAGCCCGGAATTCCAGACGGGTGGCCCATACCATTTCAATGATTTTCTCTCCGATAGTTCTGGGCTTGTTCCGAGCGAGACGGATGGTTTGCATGGTAAGGGTACTGCCTCCGCTTACAACACGTTTGTTCTTCAAATTTTGATAAACCGCCCGTCCGATAGATAATGGATTAACTCCCCAGTGGTGGTAAAAGTGTTTATCTTCAAAGGTAATAAGGCATTGCTTGATTTTCTCGGGTGTTGTCTTGCGGGGAGGAAACCGCCATTGACCGTCCGAAGCGATACGGGCTCCCAGTAATTCTTCGTTTCGATCAGTCACAACGGTGGAGTAGGGTACATGAAACAGTTGCCGGGGAAGGCAAAAGATGTATCCTATCACCAAAAGAGCAATGCTTATGGTCATTATTTTCTTAGCAACAGATAACCGTTTGAAGAATTTTATAGGATTCATTTAAATCTAAGGTACATATCTTTGTGACAACCGTGCCTAACATTTATCGACTGACAGTCGTCCTTCCGGCTTTGCTGCGTGCCTGTACGTTTACATCATACATCGCTTCACATTGAACGGCGGGAAGAATAAAGTTACCTGCATAAGTAGCTTGCAGCCTGACAGTGAACACTTTGGTTTCACCACGACGCAAATTGAAATAAGTCAATACCCTGTCATCGCGTATATCCTGATAATTATATTTGCTGACGGATTTACCGGAACCGTCGGCTGCTACGCTTTCCGTTTCGGGGGCAACCATTCTTTCGTTGTATATCTCCCAACCGGACGGTATGATATGCGTCAGTGCCAAATGGTTGTAATCGGAAGTTCCGCTAATATTGGATATGGAGATGATAGCCGTAAAGTCAGTTCCCTGTATAATGTCATTGACAGAGATCGGTGTACCGTTCAGGTTGGCATATCTTATATCCATGCGGAGGTGGTCACTGATAGCCGGCAATGTATCGTTCAACAATTGTGTGCGTGTGATAAGGTCTACGCCCAGGACTCCTTTCCCTTGATTCTTCACAGTAATCATACCGGATGGGGGAGTGGTGGCTATCTCCTTCTCAAACACAGCCTTGGCCGATTTCACGGCAGGTTGTTGTCTGCCGTTCCATGTCCATACGAAATCCAGTGTGCCTGACAGCTTTTCAGCCAGACGTCCCATGCCCATCAGAGCAAAAGCGGTGGATTGTGTACTGAACCACTCCTCTTGTGACAGATTCTTTGAAACGACTTTCGCCTGCTGCAAAGCATCCCGCTCCCGGTTCATCAGGATCAGTGTCTCCAGAATCATCGCTTCATCACGGTCGGAGGAACCGTAAATCTGATTCATGGAAGAGTAGGGGCTTACTGTTGTTTCCGCATTGTACACCAGTTCTCCAGCCGGTTTCATCTTTCCCACCAGTGCATAGGTTGCTGCCAGTCTCCATTTAGCCTGAATGGATAATCCGGCCTGCTCTTTCATCCGGTTCATGGCTCCATATTCAGGTACTCCTGCCAATGCAAGCGTATATAAACGGAAAGCCTGTTGCAACTCCGACTGCCATTGTTGCCAGCCGCTTGCATCCTGCGGTATCCGCCAGTTTTGCGCGGCAGCACGTTGAAAACGCTTCCACTTGTTCAGCACGTTCGAATGAACGGCATATCCTTTTTCTTGTGCCAGTGTCAGGAACATTCCTGCATACGAACTGATCCATTCGTCGGCAACAGTATTTCCCGGCCAATATACAAATCCGCCATTGGGGAGCTGACGACCATAAATCTGCCGGATAGCTTCCTGTACATTTGTCTTTATCTTTTCGGCTTCCGTCTTATCTACTGTTTTGAACTGACCGATAAACAGAAGAGGCAATGCCTTGGAAGTCAACTGTTCCGTACAATGGTGCTGATAGTTGTATAAGAAGTCGAAACGGCGGCTGATGTCAACCGAAGGTATGCGTGATACTTCCAGCTTTATCTGGCTGTTTGCAGAAGAGCTGCTTAGATGGTATGAAAGTTCTTTGCTTTGTCCGACTTCTACCCATTGGCTGTTGCGCAGGGTAACCACGGGGTTCGGGTTGCGTACTTCTATTTCAATGGTTTCTTTCGTCTGTTGTCCGCCACCATTGGCTGTCAGATGGATGGTAGCCTTTCCTGTTTGGCTACCTGTTTTTAAGGTAAAGAACACGAGCTGGTCACCCGGTTGGCTAAATGAGAGCGATTGCCGGTTGGCCCCTACAACCTGTACTCCTCCGCCGGATGCCTGAAGTGATACGGTTACATCCTTCACTTGATTTTCCATTGCAAAGATATTGACCGGAACGGTGATTTCTTCCTGAATGCTAAGTACACGGGGCAAGGTGGACAACATCATTAACGGAGTCCGTACGAAAGCCGTTTTTTCCGCATTGCCATACGCTCCCTCTTGTCCGGCAACCACCATGGCGCGTACCGAACCTACATACATCGGAAGTTTCAGCGTATGCGTCCGGCTCTTACCTTTTCCCAAATAGAAAGGACCTACAAACTTGACTACCGGTTTGAAGCGGTTCGCTTTTGCATCCGCAGGTTTCAATGTAGCGTCTCCACCTGTGCTGAAAAGGGAACTGTAACTTCCGGCGTAAGCTCCCAATACATGATCATACATATCCCATGTCCGGATGCCGAGTGCTTCGCGTGAATAGAAATCATTCCATGGGTCCGGGGTTTTGAAATTGGTAAGATCCAGCAAACCGTCGTCTACAATGGCTAATGTATAAGTCATCGGTTTTCCACTCTTTTCGCTGACGGTCACATTGAAGTTTGTTTCCGGACGTAACACTTCCGGCATCTGTATCTGCGGTTGCAGCACTGTCTCACGGTTAGTCACGAATACCGGAACGACCCCATACATACGGATAGGCAGGTCATTGACAGTTTGCGCATGAGGTTGTAGCAGAGTGATATGTAGATATACGTTGGGAGTCATCTCCGGTGTAATCTTGAATGTATATTTCGTATCTTCTCCGTTGGAAACTTCTATCCATTCTTGCCGTAACACGGTAGAACCGTTTTCTATAGATACCAGTGCACGTCCTCCTGCTGCTGCAGGAATGATTGCTGTGGCTGTCTCTCCGATTTCATAAGAATCTTTGTCCAGGGAGAAAGCAAGCATCTTGATGCCACTAGGATCGGTTTTGTTCGAACGTCCCCGCCATTCCGGCCAGTCGATATAAATGGTACCTCCGGTGGCATGTCCGCTCTCTTTATCTTTTACGTAAACCAGATAGCGTCCCCACGATGGATAAGAGACATGGAATTTGAAAGATGCTTTTCCGCCTCTTGTCTGTAAGTTGCCACTGGCAACAGGAGTGATGGAACTGTTGTTGATGTATGTCCCGAAAGATTCATTGCTGTTTTCCCACCACCAACTCCAGTCGATGCGATATATTTTGTATTCCAGATTGTAACTGTTCACTAGCCGTCCCTGTGAGTTTACAGTGACAATATCGAATACATGATTTTTGTCAGTTTCAATATATTTGCCTTTCGGCTGGTTCAGATTGATACCGACATAAGAGGTGAATGGTGAGAATGGAATTGTTTGAGTGTAGATGCTGGCATCTCCTCCCGGTTCGAACACGCGAGTGGTGAAAGTGGCATTCAGCATACCCGGTGCTTCCGTTGCAGTCGGGACTTTCAGTGTGACGCCTGCTCTTCCTTCTGCATCCAGTGTACCGTCAAATATTTCTGTTTTGATAGTCGTGAAATCCGTAGCCGGATTATTAAAGATATATTGTTCGTAATTCTCAAACTGTGTATTTACTTTCGATAAAGACATTTCGACTTTGGCTTTCAGTTTGGAGGCAGTTGCTCCTGTCAGCCAGGTTGAAGTGAGTGGGGCGTACCATTCTTTGTCCTCAGCTTGAAGAACCTTCGGCAATGCCAGATTTATTTTCAGGCGGTTGGGCTTTATGGTTTCGATACGCAAACCTTTGTGGAAGGTGGTTCCTCCCACCTTGATATACGCATTCCAAAGCCCGGTCGGGTCTGTTGCCTGTGTCGGAACATCGAATGTATAAAATCCGTTCATTCCTTGTGTTGAAATCATTTTCGTGTAGAACTGTCCCTTCGGATTGTAAATCTCCAGTGCTACGGGGTGCTTGTCGGGGATTCTTTTTTCGCGGTCTTCCAATATAAAGGAAATGTGTAGCGTGTCTCCCGGACGCCATACCCCTCTTTCGCCATATATGAATCCTTTCAGTCCCTTCTGAACATCTTTTCCTCCCACATCGAATCTGCTGACAGACTGTTCTTCACCGTCCACAACGCGGACATATGCCTTTTGCTTCTCCGATTCTGCCACGATAATGAAAGGCACACCGTTCGGAGTAATTTCCACAAATCCTTCTCCATTGGTTTCTCCTTTTCCTATGGGTTGTAACTGGAAGTTATACGCTGTTACCTGTGCTTTCCCTATCGGTTTTGTATCCAAAACATTACTAACGGCAATCCACAGCTTATTCAGTGAGTTCCGTTTAACAATCATTCCCAGGTTGGAAGCAAAAACATTGCAGGCAGCAATCCGATCTGAAGTCATGTAATAAGACGGATGGCAGGGATTGTCGCGTTCCGCCCATCGATACACACTCCAGTCCGTTGTGCCGCCGTTATAATAATAGTAAGCTTCGGGAGTGTCCCAGATGGCTTCATCTTCTTCGGACAAGACACTTCCACTTACTTTGGTCAGCCCGTCAGAGATGTTGTTGTCGGTGAATTTCATATCCTGATTCTCGCCCCCTCCACAAGGATAGGCAGAGTATTCCTGCCGGAATGAAAGTATCACACGATAGATGGCACCCGGTTCCTGATGAATTAATCCGGCAAGATCTATCGAGTAATCTCCCCAATGATGAATGTCTTTGGAAGCATCTTTGGCAAGCCATAATGTTTTCTTGTAAACCAGTCTTCCCGAACGGCGCAGCTCATTGGCAGAGGGCAGTGAATTGGTTTGCATGAACATCAATACATTGTTCTCGAAAATACGGATCACGCTCAGGTCCACCGCATACAGGTTGACAGCCCTGAAAGGGATAATCAGACTTTTCGAATCGGGTAGGATAGCGGCAGTAGTAGACATTTCCACTTGTGGTTTCAAGTTCACTTCACTGAATGAGATCGTATGGGAAGTTCCCAACGCTTTACCTTGACTGTCTTTGACTCCTTCATGGATATTCAACGTCAGTTTATTCAGTGTGTTTGCTTCGAAATATAGATAAACTCTGTTCTCGCTGATTTGGAAGATTGATGAGGAGATTTCCGGGATCTCAACCAGTCCTTTTAAATCCTGGGTAGTGGATAAAGGAGCGGAAAAAACAATCTCGATTCCATTTTCCGGTTGGTCGATACGTTTGGCAGACAGGAAACGGAAACAATCTTTTGTCGGTATCAGCACTTCTTCACTTTGTTTACGTTCGATGCCGACCAGATTGCCGTTGGCTGTGATAGTTAAGGAGTAATCAGCGGCTTCTCTGGGGACTTGTCGGATAGTGAACGAATACCGGGTATGGCTGTCTGCCGCGGTGACTTCCACCGGATAACTCTTTTTCCCGTCACTGGCAGTCAACATCTTTTCTACCTCTTCCTTTTTCACTACATCGCTGAAACGTATCTCTCCTTTCACATTTATTTCATTCGGTTGGGTAGCTGTAATCGACAATGGTTCCAGTTGCAAGGTGAAGTTACGTTCCTGTACACGGAATGAGAAGTTGAACTCTTTCAGCTTTTTATCGACTTCGATGAAATCTCCGAGCAGGAAAGTTCCTTCGTAAAGTGCTCCCGGTTTCAGCGCCCCTTCTTCAGGGACAAATTCAATGGTGTTGTTGCTAACCCAATATGCTTTTCCTTTTAATGAAGGTGAGAAACTGAACGGATTGTTTTTTAACTCATTGTTCAGATCCACCATGGGCTGGTCATGGGTCAGTTCTATGCGTATGGTCGAATTTTGCGAAATAACTCCTCCTGTATACGCATTGACATACGGTGCATAATCGGCAGAAGGAATAATGTCTTTTTGAGTATGTGTGCATGAATATAGGCCTACAGTCATCATGATAAGTAAGCATAGTCCGGTAGCACTGATGCTACGTGTAGTCTTTGTTAATCCCATAGCGAAGATTTTTTTATAATTCAACAAACAAATATACAGCTTTTATGCTAAATCCTTTGTTA
This genomic window from Bacteroides sp. AN502(2024) contains:
- a CDS encoding LuxR C-terminal-related transcriptional regulator, coding for MREFIIADNQDISKAGMMFLLSKQKGVSLLLEADNKAELIQQLRLYPQAVIILDYTLFNFTGVDELLILQERFKEADWILFSDELSLHFLRQVLFSSMAFGVVMKDNSKEEIMTAIQCTTRKQRYICSHVSNLLLSGASSPLAASGMDDHLLTQTEKNILKEIALGKTTKEIAAEKKLSFHTINSHRKNIFRKLGVNNMYEATKYAMRAGIVDLAEYYI
- the pbpC gene encoding penicillin-binding protein 1C, which encodes MNPIKFFKRLSVAKKIMTISIALLVIGYIFCLPRQLFHVPYSTVVTDRNEELLGARIASDGQWRFPPRKTTPEKIKQCLITFEDKHFYHHWGVNPLSIGRAVYQNLKNKRVVSGGSTLTMQTIRLARNKPRTIGEKIIEMVWATRLEFRASKEEIFSMYVSHAPFGGNVVGLDAAAWRYFGHSAENLSWAESAMLAVLPNAPAMIHLSKGRERLLSKRNRLLKQLLEKEIIDASTYELAISEPLPDEPHPLPQIAPHLVTHFYQERNGLYTRSTIDKGIQTHIENLAERWSNEFNRSDIRNLAILVIDIPTYQVVAYCGNVHFDRKQEGNQVDVIQSPRSTGSILKPFLYGAMLQEGSLLPQMLLPDIPVNINGFTPQNFSMQFEGAVPASEALARSLNIPAVTMLQRYGVPKFHHMLQQMGFKTINRSASHYGLSLILGGAEATLWDVTNAYAQMGRSLSHHRVSMNVSQRKEAQILLETEEKTDSEETIWADAGAAWLTLSALTEVNRPEEIDWKSIPSMQTIAWKTGTSYGFRDAWAVGVTPRYAVGVWVGNATGEGKPGLIGAQTAGPVLFDIFNYLPSSPWFERPTGVFVDAEICRRSGHLKGRFCEETDTVPILPAGLRTEACPYHHLVTLSANESHRIYENCTHTEPTIQKSWFTLPPVWEWFYKQHHPEYKPLPPFKAGCGEDSFQPMQFIYPPMNAHIKLPKQLDGSKGFITVELAHSNPNATLFWHLDDTYQTQTQDFHKISLQPTPGKHSLTAVDGEGNTVSTTFFIE
- a CDS encoding alpha-2-macroglobulin, with amino-acid sequence MGLTKTTRSISATGLCLLIMMTVGLYSCTHTQKDIIPSADYAPYVNAYTGGVISQNSTIRIELTHDQPMVDLNNELKNNPFSFSPSLKGKAYWVSNNTIEFVPEEGALKPGALYEGTFLLGDFIEVDKKLKEFNFSFRVQERNFTLQLEPLSITATQPNEINVKGEIRFSDVVKKEEVEKMLTASDGKKSYPVEVTAADSHTRYSFTIRQVPREAADYSLTITANGNLVGIERKQSEEVLIPTKDCFRFLSAKRIDQPENGIEIVFSAPLSTTQDLKGLVEIPEISSSIFQISENRVYLYFEANTLNKLTLNIHEGVKDSQGKALGTSHTISFSEVNLKPQVEMSTTAAILPDSKSLIIPFRAVNLYAVDLSVIRIFENNVLMFMQTNSLPSANELRRSGRLVYKKTLWLAKDASKDIHHWGDYSIDLAGLIHQEPGAIYRVILSFRQEYSAYPCGGGENQDMKFTDNNISDGLTKVSGSVLSEEDEAIWDTPEAYYYYNGGTTDWSVYRWAERDNPCHPSYYMTSDRIAACNVFASNLGMIVKRNSLNKLWIAVSNVLDTKPIGKAQVTAYNFQLQPIGKGETNGEGFVEITPNGVPFIIVAESEKQKAYVRVVDGEEQSVSRFDVGGKDVQKGLKGFIYGERGVWRPGDTLHISFILEDREKRIPDKHPVALEIYNPKGQFYTKMISTQGMNGFYTFDVPTQATDPTGLWNAYIKVGGTTFHKGLRIETIKPNRLKINLALPKVLQAEDKEWYAPLTSTWLTGATASKLKAKVEMSLSKVNTQFENYEQYIFNNPATDFTTIKTEIFDGTLDAEGRAGVTLKVPTATEAPGMLNATFTTRVFEPGGDASIYTQTIPFSPFTSYVGINLNQPKGKYIETDKNHVFDIVTVNSQGRLVNSYNLEYKIYRIDWSWWWENSNESFGTYINNSSITPVASGNLQTRGGKASFKFHVSYPSWGRYLVYVKDKESGHATGGTIYIDWPEWRGRSNKTDPSGIKMLAFSLDKDSYEIGETATAIIPAAAGGRALVSIENGSTVLRQEWIEVSNGEDTKYTFKITPEMTPNVYLHITLLQPHAQTVNDLPIRMYGVVPVFVTNRETVLQPQIQMPEVLRPETNFNVTVSEKSGKPMTYTLAIVDDGLLDLTNFKTPDPWNDFYSREALGIRTWDMYDHVLGAYAGSYSSLFSTGGDATLKPADAKANRFKPVVKFVGPFYLGKGKSRTHTLKLPMYVGSVRAMVVAGQEGAYGNAEKTAFVRTPLMMLSTLPRVLSIQEEITVPVNIFAMENQVKDVTVSLQASGGGVQVVGANRQSLSFSQPGDQLVFFTLKTGSQTGKATIHLTANGGGQQTKETIEIEVRNPNPVVTLRNSQWVEVGQSKELSYHLSSSSANSQIKLEVSRIPSVDISRRFDFLYNYQHHCTEQLTSKALPLLFIGQFKTVDKTEAEKIKTNVQEAIRQIYGRQLPNGGFVYWPGNTVADEWISSYAGMFLTLAQEKGYAVHSNVLNKWKRFQRAAAQNWRIPQDASGWQQWQSELQQAFRLYTLALAGVPEYGAMNRMKEQAGLSIQAKWRLAATYALVGKMKPAGELVYNAETTVSPYSSMNQIYGSSDRDEAMILETLILMNRERDALQQAKVVSKNLSQEEWFSTQSTAFALMGMGRLAEKLSGTLDFVWTWNGRQQPAVKSAKAVFEKEIATTPPSGMITVKNQGKGVLGVDLITRTQLLNDTLPAISDHLRMDIRYANLNGTPISVNDIIQGTDFTAIISISNISGTSDYNHLALTHIIPSGWEIYNERMVAPETESVAADGSGKSVSKYNYQDIRDDRVLTYFNLRRGETKVFTVRLQATYAGNFILPAVQCEAMYDVNVQARSKAGRTTVSR